A region of Deltaproteobacteria bacterium DNA encodes the following proteins:
- a CDS encoding alpha/beta hydrolase, translating to MEKRPKQAQLSSDVTISYTEHGSGTPLLCITGINATQTMWSARFIAALAEHFRVITYDHRGVGGSVGPRPHSITAFADDARLLIHYLGLKQAHVFGVSMGGMVAQHMAVYFQDFVDHLILGATACAGHLVRPKLKVLLGALFYLKPDLAARALVSDNYLKADPSHLPRLLATMKSSSAGTAVFLEQLVAIASFNLRSEIGKIKAPTLILSGTDDQIISHQNSDLIAAAISGASLIKWDGVGHLFPRERPEATAQALFDFVCNSRR from the coding sequence ATGGAGAAAAGGCCAAAACAGGCCCAATTGTCGAGTGATGTCACCATTAGCTACACCGAGCACGGCAGCGGCACCCCGTTGCTTTGCATCACCGGGATCAATGCGACTCAAACTATGTGGAGCGCGCGGTTTATCGCTGCCTTAGCGGAGCATTTTCGCGTGATCACCTATGATCACAGAGGCGTTGGCGGCAGCGTCGGTCCGAGGCCTCACTCAATTACCGCCTTCGCAGACGATGCTAGACTCCTGATCCACTATCTCGGTTTAAAGCAGGCTCATGTATTCGGTGTCTCAATGGGCGGGATGGTCGCTCAGCATATGGCGGTCTATTTTCAGGACTTTGTCGATCACCTCATCTTGGGCGCAACAGCCTGCGCCGGGCATTTAGTGCGCCCTAAACTCAAGGTGCTGCTGGGGGCTCTGTTTTACCTTAAGCCAGATCTGGCGGCCCGCGCCCTTGTGTCTGATAACTATCTTAAGGCCGACCCGAGCCACCTGCCACGCCTCCTCGCTACCATGAAATCATCGTCAGCGGGGACCGCCGTATTCCTGGAGCAGTTAGTGGCCATAGCCTCGTTCAATTTACGAAGCGAGATTGGCAAAATCAAAGCTCCAACTCTTATTTTGTCCGGCACTGATGATCAAATTATCAGTCACCAAAATTCTGACCTTATAGCCGCGGCGATTAGCGGTGCTTCATTGATTAAGTGGGACGGTGTGGGCCATCTCTTCCCGCGCGAGCGACCAGAGGCAACGGCTCAAGCACTTTTTGACTTCGTCTGTAATTCAAGACGTTAA
- a CDS encoding tetratricopeptide repeat protein: MPMNLRQKLQAALTICMLTAATIAVYWPCLEGPFFFDDEHFIQKNSLVQDLANWPKLYTSTVTQGANIKGNFYRPNQQMVYALLYARFGQSTTLPYHLVPLLLHLGSGMMLLMWLRRLGLSLVGAGLGAGVFLLHPVQTEAVCYISGLSDPLATFFIMTAILLMTPIDLGDKRSSTRPWAVGAKVIALMLVVSLAMLSKESGVVLAPILLFLILYFCLIEKRRPRADELAALAVVGVLAAASVVAKFTLFKFGDAIGLTDAANPYTQSLVLRLTTFVSVIWDYMTLLIWPRHLFYEKPYTAYAGLLHARGLFGLGLIIVGAVASLLARRRPLVALGVTFVASAMLPFSGIVPLNAMFLEHWLYTAMIGISLLIGLAADWAWRRRQVLSIGITAGAMGLGLLSLASARTWARTAEWADVEAFYLNEIAHAHNPGRIYNNLGMYYADQGDPGRAIKYYELAAQSDTGKMFAQPHHNLAMAYFHAGQNEQALRALHQALKVDPQFIFSLRVLHSYFKQKGDDMRASTVGTALKSVETSTAYDFAQLERDVF; encoded by the coding sequence ATGCCCATGAACTTAAGGCAAAAATTACAAGCTGCATTGACGATATGCATGCTAACCGCTGCAACGATCGCCGTTTATTGGCCGTGTCTTGAGGGCCCGTTCTTTTTCGATGATGAACACTTTATCCAAAAAAATAGCCTAGTCCAGGATCTCGCAAACTGGCCTAAACTTTATACCTCGACCGTCACTCAAGGCGCAAACATCAAGGGGAACTTCTACCGACCAAATCAGCAAATGGTTTATGCCTTGCTCTACGCGCGCTTTGGCCAATCTACAACATTGCCATATCATCTGGTGCCGTTGCTTCTGCATCTTGGCTCAGGGATGATGCTCTTAATGTGGTTGCGCCGTCTGGGTCTAAGTTTAGTTGGGGCAGGTCTTGGTGCGGGGGTATTTCTTTTGCACCCAGTTCAGACGGAAGCGGTTTGTTACATTTCCGGACTGTCTGATCCCTTGGCTACATTCTTTATCATGACGGCAATCTTACTCATGACACCCATAGATTTGGGAGATAAGCGATCGTCGACTCGTCCTTGGGCAGTTGGAGCAAAAGTGATCGCCTTGATGCTAGTCGTATCGCTAGCCATGCTCAGCAAAGAAAGTGGCGTGGTTTTGGCTCCGATCTTGCTGTTCCTGATCCTTTATTTTTGTCTAATTGAGAAGCGTCGACCAAGAGCCGATGAATTAGCGGCACTTGCTGTCGTTGGTGTGCTTGCTGCCGCCAGTGTCGTCGCTAAATTCACCCTCTTTAAGTTTGGTGATGCAATAGGGTTAACGGACGCTGCCAATCCTTATACGCAGAGTTTGGTACTTAGGTTAACGACGTTTGTGAGTGTGATCTGGGATTATATGACACTACTGATTTGGCCGCGGCATCTATTCTATGAAAAACCTTATACGGCATACGCTGGACTCCTGCATGCACGCGGGCTTTTTGGACTAGGCTTGATCATAGTGGGTGCAGTCGCTAGTCTATTGGCGCGCCGCCGCCCACTGGTGGCTCTGGGCGTCACTTTTGTGGCCTCAGCCATGTTGCCGTTTAGCGGTATTGTCCCGCTCAATGCCATGTTTCTTGAACATTGGTTATATACGGCAATGATCGGTATATCCTTGTTGATCGGACTTGCGGCAGATTGGGCGTGGCGACGTCGGCAAGTCCTGAGCATAGGTATTACTGCGGGTGCTATGGGCTTAGGGCTATTGTCGTTGGCAAGCGCCCGAACCTGGGCCCGTACCGCTGAATGGGCTGATGTTGAGGCCTTCTATCTCAATGAAATCGCCCATGCTCATAATCCGGGGCGGATCTACAATAACCTGGGTATGTATTACGCTGATCAAGGTGATCCTGGTAGGGCCATCAAGTACTACGAACTCGCTGCTCAGAGTGATACAGGTAAGATGTTTGCGCAACCCCACCACAATCTGGCAATGGCCTATTTCCATGCGGGGCAGAATGAGCAAGCGCTCCGAGCTCTACATCAAGCGTTAAAGGTTGATCCACAGTTTATCTTTAGCCTGCGGGTCCTACATAGCTACTTTAAACAGAAAGGCGACGATATGCGTGCTAGCACTGTCGGCACGGCCCTGAAGTCTGTTGAAACTAGCACTGCCTATGATTTTGCCCAACTCGAGCGAGATGTATTCTAA
- a CDS encoding HEAT repeat domain-containing protein — protein sequence MTNPQSSVNYTHYLQNRSTSERLATLKAMQDANQYVPISVAEDLLSLDLLNEEKLAILSRTGSRDGLALEHFLINQIAHAPQELAVSALRLWAEKTDNLLWFRMLQVIKSPLVSQRLFYTIVDLAQHTGGAQLLRVAAGADGIEEMSTALHGLLLQRACQWRVDAERLRALANRSLQQGVGILHPDDKSMVSALGYLAMFHPLDLQTFVGIPDFSEPWRDVLRVIIQSGSQAKVATKNVKSKSPSQVALDLPTWPPLWRRHELSDEAIAAALAASQTIEPRTSWEVFAGIPAERLVTIVAKIEDHKAFAVCLANIIGLVPSPVPSTLLENLRTRLTTSENPADLLTALPLRIRLDLTDETSTRSSHLPFAAVKREQAKTLSGEWPIESTQFRDYVVDGTAQATATAEDPLQLAQRKRFFAHAYEQKQVTPASGDDFFTLLVDSWQKPSEQKLDKLASVSRQVDGLFKICYINTLGRFHGQDQAVLKLMDFVRSQDGNYLRAVVQSLGEIGTPRAAQELIACLTRPNFSANLQVEICTQLKNLDLTNLQNELLAALNDLNVTEKSDPLILEVRDMLTGLLQISANNRPVREPRETGSTVEISDTRLDQELGGKIPNYRELSSEVKRALRTALFFHIQTTANSAPSSIDLSPVIDMQYKSLELLFRETYEEPCSRLMHTGVLQRRLDIIGYARPIPKAMDDFEHFIETLPIVREIPFFSNFKLRKMLRAICQFRPGKRFTLDGLKAFALFFLCFSRTQCPYSLNGMFGLGFKDDLTMFQFCKSLHVFQDFRNRAAHEGFHPDAANDIDGIWRSTAEIVQTVFQTKAYLDSGATGQGDQGTRNRPAVIIEKKVS from the coding sequence TTGACTAACCCTCAGTCCTCCGTAAATTACACCCATTATCTACAAAACCGCAGCACCTCTGAGCGTCTAGCGACATTAAAGGCCATGCAGGACGCTAATCAGTATGTTCCAATCTCGGTGGCGGAAGATCTGCTTAGCCTCGATCTGCTTAACGAAGAGAAACTAGCAATCTTGTCGCGCACAGGAAGTCGGGACGGTCTTGCACTTGAGCACTTCCTCATCAATCAAATCGCTCATGCTCCACAGGAACTCGCCGTTTCAGCCCTCCGACTTTGGGCAGAAAAGACAGATAATTTACTGTGGTTCCGCATGCTTCAGGTGATCAAGTCACCGCTAGTCTCGCAGCGCCTATTTTACACCATAGTCGACCTAGCTCAGCACACCGGTGGGGCTCAGCTACTGCGTGTTGCAGCAGGTGCCGACGGCATCGAGGAAATGTCAACAGCACTTCACGGTCTACTACTCCAACGCGCGTGTCAGTGGCGCGTGGATGCGGAGCGTTTGCGCGCCTTAGCCAATCGTAGTCTGCAGCAGGGTGTCGGTATTCTTCATCCCGACGACAAGTCCATGGTGTCAGCACTGGGCTACCTCGCCATGTTCCACCCGTTGGATTTGCAGACATTTGTCGGTATACCTGATTTCTCAGAACCTTGGCGTGATGTACTGAGAGTCATTATCCAATCTGGCTCCCAGGCCAAAGTAGCAACCAAAAATGTTAAGTCTAAGTCGCCTTCGCAAGTTGCTCTCGACCTGCCGACATGGCCGCCGCTTTGGCGTCGCCATGAGCTCTCTGACGAAGCCATTGCAGCCGCTCTTGCTGCGAGTCAAACCATTGAGCCTCGAACGTCATGGGAAGTTTTCGCCGGAATTCCTGCCGAACGACTTGTCACCATCGTAGCTAAGATAGAGGATCATAAGGCTTTTGCCGTCTGCCTCGCGAACATCATTGGACTTGTTCCCTCTCCCGTGCCGTCTACACTTTTGGAAAATTTGCGGACGCGCCTGACCACATCCGAGAATCCAGCGGATCTCCTTACGGCACTCCCGTTGCGTATCCGTCTGGACCTTACCGATGAAACTTCTACGCGTTCGAGTCACCTCCCATTTGCTGCCGTAAAGAGAGAGCAAGCCAAGACCCTTAGTGGTGAGTGGCCGATTGAGAGCACCCAGTTCCGTGATTACGTTGTGGACGGGACCGCCCAAGCGACGGCAACCGCAGAGGATCCGCTCCAGCTAGCACAGCGTAAGCGCTTTTTCGCTCATGCTTACGAGCAGAAACAAGTGACACCTGCCTCAGGTGACGACTTTTTTACGCTATTAGTCGATTCCTGGCAGAAGCCTAGCGAGCAAAAACTCGATAAACTGGCTTCTGTCTCGCGGCAAGTCGATGGGTTATTTAAAATTTGTTACATCAACACTCTGGGTAGATTCCACGGTCAAGATCAAGCGGTGCTAAAGCTCATGGACTTCGTACGATCTCAGGACGGCAATTACCTCCGCGCCGTCGTGCAGTCTCTCGGAGAAATTGGCACTCCCAGAGCGGCCCAAGAGCTCATCGCCTGCTTAACCCGACCAAACTTCAGTGCCAACCTGCAGGTCGAAATCTGCACGCAGCTCAAAAATCTTGACCTGACTAATCTCCAAAACGAATTACTCGCTGCACTTAACGATCTCAATGTCACTGAGAAATCAGATCCGCTGATCCTTGAGGTGCGGGACATGCTCACCGGGCTTCTGCAGATTTCGGCGAACAATCGCCCTGTGCGCGAGCCAAGGGAAACAGGTTCAACAGTTGAGATCAGTGACACACGATTGGATCAAGAGCTCGGCGGTAAGATTCCAAATTATCGCGAATTATCGAGCGAGGTGAAAAGAGCGCTGCGGACGGCCCTATTCTTTCACATACAAACGACGGCAAACAGCGCACCGTCTTCCATCGATCTCAGCCCAGTCATCGATATGCAATACAAGTCGCTTGAGTTACTATTCCGCGAAACATATGAGGAACCATGCTCGCGACTCATGCATACTGGGGTTCTGCAAAGGCGCCTCGATATTATCGGTTACGCTCGACCAATCCCAAAGGCCATGGATGACTTCGAGCACTTTATCGAGACCCTTCCCATAGTCCGTGAGATTCCGTTCTTCAGTAACTTTAAACTACGCAAGATGCTCCGCGCGATTTGTCAGTTCCGTCCAGGCAAGCGCTTTACGCTCGATGGTCTTAAGGCTTTTGCCCTCTTCTTCCTGTGCTTCTCGCGCACACAGTGCCCTTATAGTTTGAATGGTATGTTCGGACTTGGATTCAAGGATGACCTAACGATGTTCCAATTCTGTAAGTCATTGCACGTTTTTCAAGACTTCCGTAACCGTGCTGCGCACGAGGGGTTTCACCCCGATGCAGCGAACGATATCGACGGGATTTGGCGCTCTACGGCTGAGATTGTCCAGACCGTATTTCAAACCAAAGCTTACCTCGATAGCGGTGCCACAGGACAAGGCGACCAAGGCACCAGGAATCGTCCAGCTGTCATTATTGAAAAGAAGGTATCTTGA
- a CDS encoding DEAD/DEAH box helicase, with product MISLRFEAGTLVAMPSHQKADPPWSGMTWDQRTSQWRAPARCYRQLLIDAKANGQQWQDEARDYQTLDLALAEPIVPRSHQTEALRAWRDSGKSGCVALPTGAGKTITAVLAIVMTGRSTLVVVPTIDLMQQWERVLSKFLRVHATPCKIGILGGGVHDPQPITVATYDSALLHIERLGAKYGLLIFDECHHLPAPQYQTIALASIAPFRLGLSATMERADGRESVVYELVGPLVYEAKIQEMVSKVLAPYDVFNIQVPMSDQERQAYEMARATYTSFLKRSGIRFNQGADWMQFVRMAARSADGRQAMRAYREQKRLAQAASGKLAATWDILGRHKGEQVIIFTDDNAMAYRIGREFFVPVLTHQTRPKERKAFLDGFRSGAITILATSRVLNEGVDVPEASIGVVLSGTGTVREHVQRLGRILRARPGKRAVLYEVIAQGTSEYFVNQRRRQHDAYQGSTPLS from the coding sequence ATGATTTCATTGCGATTTGAAGCAGGGACGCTAGTGGCGATGCCGTCGCATCAGAAGGCGGATCCCCCCTGGTCGGGTATGACCTGGGATCAGCGCACATCTCAGTGGCGTGCACCAGCGCGGTGTTATCGTCAGTTGCTAATAGACGCCAAAGCCAACGGTCAGCAGTGGCAAGATGAGGCGCGAGATTATCAAACCTTAGACTTGGCGCTCGCCGAACCGATTGTTCCAAGGTCGCATCAAACCGAAGCATTGCGTGCCTGGAGGGACAGCGGGAAGTCTGGTTGCGTAGCTCTCCCCACTGGCGCCGGCAAGACTATCACGGCAGTCCTTGCCATTGTTATGACCGGTCGCTCAACTTTAGTTGTGGTGCCGACTATCGATCTCATGCAGCAGTGGGAGCGGGTCCTCAGTAAATTTCTAAGGGTCCATGCCACACCGTGTAAGATCGGTATACTGGGAGGCGGTGTCCACGATCCGCAGCCCATCACAGTCGCTACTTATGACTCAGCTTTGCTCCATATCGAGAGACTTGGCGCTAAGTATGGCTTACTGATATTCGATGAGTGTCATCATCTACCGGCTCCGCAGTATCAAACTATAGCGCTCGCATCGATTGCACCTTTTCGGCTTGGACTCTCGGCAACCATGGAGCGCGCTGATGGGCGCGAGAGTGTAGTTTACGAGCTGGTGGGACCGTTAGTTTATGAAGCCAAGATACAGGAGATGGTGTCTAAGGTTCTCGCTCCATACGATGTTTTCAATATTCAGGTCCCGATGAGTGACCAGGAGCGCCAAGCCTACGAAATGGCGCGTGCCACTTATACAAGTTTTCTCAAGCGTTCTGGGATTAGGTTCAATCAGGGCGCCGATTGGATGCAATTCGTCCGTATGGCAGCGCGTTCTGCTGATGGGCGACAGGCTATGCGCGCCTATCGTGAACAAAAGCGACTCGCACAGGCGGCATCCGGTAAGTTGGCAGCGACGTGGGATATACTTGGTCGCCACAAAGGTGAGCAAGTCATCATTTTTACCGATGACAATGCTATGGCTTACCGTATCGGGCGGGAATTTTTTGTTCCTGTCTTGACGCACCAAACTCGTCCCAAGGAGCGCAAGGCCTTTCTCGATGGTTTCCGTAGTGGTGCGATCACTATTTTGGCGACGTCTCGGGTATTAAATGAAGGCGTCGATGTTCCGGAGGCCAGTATCGGTGTAGTCCTGTCTGGAACAGGCACCGTGCGCGAGCACGTGCAACGCTTAGGACGCATCCTCCGCGCGCGCCCAGGTAAGCGCGCCGTGCTTTATGAAGTTATTGCTCAAGGTACGAGCGAATATTTTGTCAACCAACGTCGCAGGCAGCACGATGCTTACCAAGGATCTACTCCGCTATCGTAA